One window of the Rosa rugosa chromosome 3, drRosRugo1.1, whole genome shotgun sequence genome contains the following:
- the LOC133739425 gene encoding 3-ketoacyl-CoA synthase 4-like — MKYVKLTFHYLTANLWKLLIIPIVIGASQMNLDHIHQLRLQFNYNLVCVITSSAILILASTVYIISRPIPVYLVDYSCYKPLPYLKVNSQKFMTHSRLTGVFNESSLEFQRKILERSGLGEETYLPKAMYSIPMRPSMAAAREEAEQVIFGALDNLFANTIVKPEDIGILVVNCSLFNPSPSLSSMIVNKYKLNENIRSFNLGGMGCSAGVIAVDLAKDMLQVHRTTCAVVVSTENLTQNWYLGNKKSMLIQNCLFRVGGSAVLLSNKPSDRRRAKYKLVHVVRTHRGADDKALRCSYQDQDDVGKTGLSLSRELMEIACGALKTNLATLLLRPFVLPISEQLLFFASFIANKFSNAKFKTYVPDIMLAFDHLCIHPGGRSVIDEVEKKLQLLPIHLEASRMTLHRFGNTSSSSTWYELAYIEAKGRMRKGNRVWQIGFGSGFKCNTAVWEALHNVKSSPGNPWEDCIHMYPVGIVCQLNHDL, encoded by the coding sequence ATGAAGTATGTGAAGTTGACTTTCCATTACTTAACAGCTAACCTCTGGAAACTCTTAATAATTCCTATTGTAATTGGAGCCTCTCAGATGAATCTTGATCACATTCACCAGCTCCGACTCCAATTCAATTACAATCTGGTTTGTGTCATCACTAGCTCTGCTATTCTCATTTTGGCATCCACTGTTTACATTATAAGCCGACCTATACCCGTTTACCTTGTGGACTATTCCTGTTATAAGCCCCTCCCCTATTTGAAAGTCAATTCCCAAAAGTTTATGACTCACTCCAGATTGACTGGGGTTTTTAATGAGTCATCACTCGAGTTTCagcgcaagattcttgagcggtCTGGCCTTGGAGAGGAGACCTATCTCCCTAAAGCAATGTATTCCATTCCAATGAGGCCATCAATGGCGGCGGCGCGTGAGGAGGCGGAGCAGGTGATTTTTGGTGCATTGGATAATCTATTTGCAAATACTATTGTCAAGCCTGAGGACATTGGAATTCTTGTTGTGAATTGTAGTTTGTTTAATCCATCTCCTTCATTATCTTCTATGATTGTTAATAAGTACAAATTGAATGAGAATATTAGGAGTTTTAATTTGGGGGGTATGGGGTGCAGTGCTGGAGTTATAGCTGTTGATCTTGCTAAGGACATGTTGCAAGTTCATAGGACTACTTGTGCAGTTGTTGTTAGCACTGAGAATCTTACTCAAAATTGGTACCTTGGGAACAAGAAATCCATGTTAATACAAAATTGTTTGTTTCGTGTTGGTGGGTCTGCGGTTTTGCTCTCGAACAAGCCATCGGATAGGCGTAGGGCTAAGTACAAGCTTGTGCATGTTGTGAGGACTCATAGAGGGGCTGATGATAAGGCACTTAGGTGTTCTTATCAAGATCAGGATGATGTTGGCAAAACTGGGCTTTCATTGTCGAGGGAACTCATGGAAATTGCTTGCGGAGCTCTCAAGACTAACCTTGCAACTTTGTTGCTTCGGCCCTTTGTTCTGCCTATAAGTGAGCAGCTTCTCTTCTTTGCTAGTTTCATTGCAAACAAGTTCTCCAATGCCAAATTCAAGACTTATGTCCCGGATATCATGCTCGCTTTTGATCATCTATGCATTCATCCTGGTGGAAGGTCTGTCATTGATGAAGTTGAGAAAAAATTGCAGCTTCTACCAATTCATCTTGAGGCATCTCGGATGACACTTCACAGGTTTGGCAACACCTCCTCCAGTTCGACTTGGTATGAGTTGGCTTACATTGAGGCAAAGGGTAGGATGCGAAAGGGGAATCGTGTCTGGCAGATTGGGTTTGGAAGTGGTTTCAAGTGTAATACCGCAGTCTGGGAAGCACTCCATAACGTAAAATCTTCTCCCGGAAACCCATGGGAAGATTGCATTCATATGTATCCGGTGGGAATCGTTTGCCAGCTTAACCACGATTTGTGA